gtcattgtataacagtagtttcttctcagacaatcaaaaacattaaaaacattgcttcagggggctaataatactaagctattaaaataggtttcaaaatatttaaacctgctttcattctagccgaaataaaacaaataagcctttctccagaagaaaatatattgtaggaaatgctgtgaaaaattcctgttaaatttgggaaatatttatatacaaaaaaaattcacacaagggcgaataattttgacttaactgataatcgttttgaataatcatgaaatacaattatgaccaaaatgatcgtgattatgatttttcccatattCGAGCAGCCCTAGAAAAAGGGTGGgataaaacaagattattagacattaaaaaaagtgagcgattggtccatattttaaatttctgtccagagaggtcatgttttgatctacgactggtctcacacagtcaagtgatgtgatttcacaggtcagagttcatcaagcttgaatttgcaatgcagtgaactgcgaaacttgacactCGAACCTGCgtttcgcatgcgtatgaatggacgTCTATGAGGAGagaagtccagtgtgaccgcggcttaggtgcaagtcaatggtttctctccagtgtggatcctcaagtgttgattaaggtgtgatgagcagttaaaactcttcccacacagagtgcatgtgaatggtttctctccagtgtggatcctcatgtgttgactaaggtgtgatgagcagttaaaactcttcccacacagagtgcatgtgaatggtttctctccagtgtggatcctcatgtgttgactaaggtgtgatgagcagttaaaactcttcccacacagagtgcatgtgaatggtttctctccagtgtggatcctcatgtgttgattaaggtgtgatgattgactataactcttcccacactgagtgcaagtgaatggtttctctccagtgtggatcctcatgtgtagattaagggatgatgagtggctgaaactcttcccacactgagtgcatgtgaatggtttctctccagtgtggatcctcatgtgtagattaagggatgatgattggctgaaactcttcccacactgagtgcatgtgaatggtttctctccagtatggatccttatgtggtgattaaggtgtgataattggctgaaactcttcccacaccgggtgcaagtgaatggtttctctccagtgtggatcctcatgtgtagattaagggatgatgataggctgaaactcttcccacactgagtgcacataaatggtttctctccagtgtggatcctcatgtggtgattaaggtgtgatgagcggctgaaactcttcccacaccgggtgcaagtgaatggtttctctcccttgtggatcctcatgtgttgattaagagacgatgattggctgaaactcttcccacactgagtgcatgtgaatggtttctctccagtgtggatcctcatgtgattattaaggtgtgatgagcagctgaaactctttccacactgagtgcatgtgaaatgattcctgtctctccttttcaaaataccatcagtctgtaaatgaattttttcctcaattttgacatgatgttcctcctctttactcccctcattctcttcaattaggtctgaaataaataaataaaacattagttttcattaagtcttaaaatgtctcattaaaagctgaaaagtgaaaagacactggaaacattggctacacacactgtaattttgatgcacattaaatgtaaaataaatcagatcatattttgtttggtccattaacgtgtacaaatttaagcagattcaatgcattcattgttatttatctagtgcttttacaatgtaaattgtgtcaaagctgcttaacatagaagttatagtaaattgaaactgtcagtccagttttcagagtttcttacataattgatcataaaagtcattttggtcatattgaCAAGACACAGATTTAAACGCTGTAAATTGACTATTTTTATtcgtatatattaataatttcaaCAAAACGTTTTTCTAAAATTTGTTAAGCAGACAGGGTGTCATGTTAAACAGAGTAGACCATCGCTTTAGAACTCAGAATATAACTTTATTAAAGCATGCACTCATTAGCGATCTTTCTGCCTTCTGTATGAGCTTGCTCGTGCTGGCTCTGCCCCTGTTGCCTCAGCAACCCTGGACCCCGACACAGAACAGCCAATCTCAATAACCTGTTTACATATCACCACATCTCCCCTCTTTAAAGTGATGAAGCCCCCCTTTAGTAAATATATAACAAGTTCCCTTTTAGCAACATGGAATATCCGGGACACTCTAAATGTGTCTCTGTTTCGGCAAGAGATTGTGCCTTAATTTGTTTGCACAATAAACTTTCTTTGGTAGTATATGAAATGTCTTTCTGATCTGACGTCTGATTATCAGTTGAGCTGGGCTCAGTCCCGTGGCATTGATGGGTGTAGCACGATAGCTCATTAAAGCTAGCTGTGGATCTGGCTGCCTCAACACTCTTTTTGCAATAGCAACATTCCTCTCAGCTGCACCATTAGCCTGTAGGTAGAGAGGGCTGGAGGTAGTGTGAGTGAAATCGTATGTCGTTTTAAACTCCACAAACTCAGCAGATGTAAACTGAGTAGCATTGTCAGTTATAAGTTTGTATGGGATCCCCCACCGAACGAACATAGTTTTCAGATGCTTAATCACCTGCTGGCTTGTAATAGTTTGTAGAGGTGCAATCTCAATATCATGAGAATAATAATCTAACACTATTAGAGATTTCTTACCATCTAGTTCACAGATGTAAACAGCGATCTTTTGCCATGGCCCACCAGGAAGGGTTGTAACCATCAGGGGTTCTCTCTTTTGTGTCGACTTATAGACTTGACAGAACTCGCATGTCTCTACTGTTTTTGTGATGTCTTTGGCTATTCTAGGCCACCATACAGACATATTAGCCCTCTCCCTGTACTTCATGAGGCCCTGATGACCTGTGTGAAGCAGACGAAACACTTCCGGTCTCTGTGAACCATGAATCACAATTATATCCTCATACAGCAAAAGTCCAACAATTTCCGAAAGGTGAGCCCCAGCAGCATAAAACCTGTGCAGCACACTTGTCAACTGAGATGTCTGACTGGGCCATCCTTGGCGGATGTACTTGCAAACC
This region of Danio aesculapii chromosome 4, fDanAes4.1, whole genome shotgun sequence genomic DNA includes:
- the LOC130222214 gene encoding gastrula zinc finger protein XlCGF8.2DB-like, which translates into the protein IEENEGSKEEEHHVKIEEKIHLQTDGILKRRDRNHFTCTQCGKSFSCSSHLNNHMRIHTGEKPFTCTQCGKSFSQSSSLNQHMRIHKGEKPFTCTRCGKSFSRSSHLNHHMRIHTGEKPFMCTQCGKSFSLSSSLNLHMRIHTGEKPFTCTRCGKSFSQLSHLNHHIRIHTGEKPFTCTQCGKSFSQSSSLNLHMRIHTGEKPFTCTQCGKSFSHSSSLNLHMRIHTGEKPFTCTQCGKSYSQSSHLNQHMRIHTGEKPFTCTLCGKSFNCSSHLSQHMRIHTGEKPFTCTLCGKSFNCSSHLSQHMRIHTGEKPFTCTLCGKSFNCSSHLNQHLRIHTGEKPLTCT